A portion of the Nitrospira defluvii genome contains these proteins:
- a CDS encoding VOC family protein, which yields MMEQSTELDAVLARMTADFLAHNSAAELLRQALDEIGIGFVPVMDHVTIRTTDIDRRAEEFVGLGYGYDETIRYEDWYAKVYRKVGYPALFVDQAYPDDRGKTSIIPRWVEKFGDRVWHHVAVRVEDIEHAILKLKARGVVFSGEIVGAPGGPLRQIFTAPEMVDGQPFSVLELAERHQGYQGFLPPQADSLMRSTVR from the coding sequence ATGATGGAGCAATCCACTGAACTCGATGCCGTCCTGGCTCGAATGACCGCTGACTTTCTGGCACATAACAGTGCGGCTGAACTGCTTCGTCAGGCGCTGGATGAGATCGGGATCGGGTTTGTGCCGGTCATGGATCACGTGACCATCAGAACGACGGATATTGACCGTCGAGCGGAGGAGTTCGTTGGGCTGGGGTATGGGTATGATGAAACGATTCGCTATGAGGATTGGTACGCCAAGGTGTACAGGAAGGTTGGGTATCCGGCGCTTTTCGTCGATCAGGCTTATCCCGACGACCGCGGGAAAACCAGTATCATTCCTCGCTGGGTTGAAAAGTTCGGTGATCGAGTGTGGCACCATGTGGCGGTACGGGTCGAAGACATCGAGCATGCCATTCTCAAGTTGAAAGCGAGGGGCGTCGTCTTTTCAGGGGAGATTGTTGGTGCGCCTGGAGGCCCACTGAGGCAGATTTTTACGGCACCCGAGATGGTCGATGGCCAGCCCTTCTCAGTGCTGGAATTGGCCGAGCGGCATCAGGGGTATCAGGGGTTTCTTCCTCCGCAAGCGGACAGTTTGATGCGGTCTACCGTGCGTTGA
- a CDS encoding cytochrome-c peroxidase: MVRVALPLRAITMLVAISAFGGGDGLVQASPSGHAPHGTVTIDGVTVPDIGPLPAVVPVPSSNLNYAAKIELGKQLYFDGRLSKNNAISCAFCHNPGTGFADSRQTSIGVGGGIGGRQSPTVYNTAFNHVQFWDGRARSLEEQAIGPIHNPVEMAETHEHVVAKLGKIKGYQQRFRAVFGTDVNLQGIAEAIAAYERTVLSTNSAFDKYMMGDQKAMDEAAARGLALFKGKARCILCHNGPNLTDNQFHNLGVPQVGPMKEDLGRYNVTRAEKDKGAFKTPTLRSITETSPYMHDGAFKTLEEVVEFMDQGGGSNPHLSSLVQPLHLTTEEKADLVAFLKALTGEPLKFSMPQLPK; encoded by the coding sequence ATGGTGCGAGTTGCCTTGCCGCTTCGAGCAATCACAATGCTGGTAGCTATCAGTGCGTTTGGAGGCGGTGACGGCCTCGTGCAGGCCTCGCCTTCCGGCCATGCTCCTCATGGCACGGTGACAATTGATGGCGTGACCGTCCCCGATATTGGTCCGCTGCCTGCCGTCGTTCCGGTTCCTTCCTCCAATCTGAATTATGCGGCGAAGATCGAGCTTGGGAAACAATTGTATTTCGATGGGCGTCTTTCCAAGAATAACGCCATTTCCTGCGCCTTCTGTCACAATCCGGGAACCGGCTTTGCGGATTCTCGGCAGACATCAATCGGAGTCGGTGGTGGGATTGGGGGGCGCCAGTCGCCGACGGTCTACAATACGGCATTCAACCATGTGCAGTTCTGGGATGGGCGGGCGCGCTCCTTGGAAGAACAAGCTATCGGGCCGATTCATAACCCTGTCGAGATGGCCGAAACGCACGAACACGTGGTGGCCAAATTGGGCAAGATCAAGGGCTATCAACAGCGATTTCGAGCCGTCTTTGGCACGGATGTGAATTTGCAGGGCATCGCTGAAGCCATCGCAGCCTATGAACGCACGGTCCTTTCGACGAACTCAGCCTTCGACAAATACATGATGGGGGATCAGAAGGCGATGGACGAGGCGGCTGCTCGAGGTCTTGCGCTTTTTAAGGGAAAGGCTCGCTGCATCCTGTGCCACAATGGGCCAAATTTGACCGATAATCAGTTCCACAATCTTGGCGTGCCCCAGGTCGGGCCGATGAAAGAAGACCTCGGCCGGTACAATGTCACTCGGGCGGAAAAAGACAAAGGCGCGTTTAAGACACCCACGCTGCGCAGCATTACGGAAACGTCCCCATACATGCACGACGGTGCGTTTAAGACGCTGGAGGAAGTGGTTGAATTTATGGATCAGGGCGGAGGGAGCAATCCCCATCTGAGTTCGCTGGTGCAACCCCTGCATTTGACGACAGAAGAAAAGGCCGATCTTGTGGCATTTTTGAAAGCGCTGACGGGGGAACCGCTCAAGTTCTCCATGCCGCAGTTGCCAAAATAA
- a CDS encoding DUF1264 domain-containing protein, which produces MFRHLCVLGAGTLALAIGGPVLAADMKPGPADGFDIHVMAPHKMEDGSVAGPFHHYCKAIKPEVLQCLLFESTDPNAVLTDVEYFVAKPVSRSAVPLDVWNKFYHDHEVEIATGRVQVLDMPDAQAKEVAAAAAKTDGIIFHLWPKGAKAPDGSVGHPTSVGHKPRTE; this is translated from the coding sequence ATGTTTCGACATCTTTGCGTGCTTGGTGCGGGCACGCTGGCGCTGGCCATCGGTGGGCCCGTATTGGCGGCTGATATGAAGCCGGGTCCGGCCGACGGATTCGACATTCACGTGATGGCGCCGCATAAAATGGAAGACGGCTCGGTGGCCGGCCCGTTCCATCACTACTGTAAGGCCATCAAGCCTGAAGTCCTGCAGTGTCTGTTGTTTGAATCGACGGACCCGAATGCGGTGCTGACGGATGTGGAGTATTTTGTGGCGAAGCCCGTGTCTCGATCGGCGGTGCCGCTCGATGTATGGAATAAATTTTATCATGATCATGAAGTGGAAATTGCCACCGGTCGGGTTCAGGTATTGGATATGCCTGATGCGCAGGCTAAGGAAGTTGCGGCCGCCGCAGCCAAGACGGACGGCATCATTTTTCATTTGTGGCCGAAAGGCGCCAAAGCTCCGGATGGATCGGTCGGGCATCCGACCTCTGTGGGACACAAGCCGAGGACGGAGTAA
- a CDS encoding DUF1264 domain-containing protein, which translates to MRSAIAMIGLCAAVLTAAGCAETSHEMKTASTAAPAAAAKAMPTPAQGYTIHVMAPHKFEDGSVHGPYHHYCKPISPEVLQCLLFESTDSNALLTDIEYFVAKSVSRAHVPLETWNKYYHDHEVEIATGRVQILDMPEAQAKEVAAVAAKTDGIIFHLWPDGAKAPNGEVGHPQSVGHKHRTE; encoded by the coding sequence ATGCGAAGTGCGATTGCGATGATTGGGTTGTGCGCGGCTGTATTGACGGCGGCTGGTTGTGCGGAAACGTCGCACGAGATGAAAACTGCCTCTACTGCAGCTCCGGCTGCAGCGGCGAAGGCCATGCCGACTCCGGCGCAGGGCTATACTATTCACGTGATGGCGCCTCATAAGTTTGAAGACGGGTCGGTCCATGGGCCGTATCATCATTACTGCAAGCCAATTTCTCCAGAGGTGCTGCAATGTCTGCTGTTCGAATCAACCGATTCGAACGCATTGCTGACGGACATCGAATATTTCGTCGCTAAGTCGGTTTCCCGAGCTCATGTCCCGTTGGAGACATGGAATAAGTATTACCATGATCATGAGGTAGAGATCGCGACGGGGCGGGTTCAGATTCTCGACATGCCCGAGGCGCAAGCGAAGGAAGTCGCAGCGGTTGCGGCTAAGACAGATGGGATCATTTTCCACCTCTGGCCTGACGGGGCGAAGGCGCCGAATGGTGAGGTGGGGCACCCGCAGTCGGTTGGCCACAAGCATCGAACTGAGTAA